From one Drosophila gunungcola strain Sukarami chromosome 2R unlocalized genomic scaffold, Dgunungcola_SK_2 000006F, whole genome shotgun sequence genomic stretch:
- the LOC128254549 gene encoding GPI ethanolamine phosphate transferase 3, whose protein sequence is MNLTYLFVLIWLAFLISSGVLLFSRGFLLARVSKTETSTCRRLSTNPNAEYVLTDEVVNEIFKDVNASSNLCLPQKSKVIVLVVDALKYEFGLYKENVNDPLPYENKLVVLQELLRESPDHARLMRFRADPPTTTLQRLKGLTTGSLPTFIDIGSNFASPEINEDNVIDQIVKSDLPLVFLGDSTWTDLYPRRFKRSYSYPSFDIFDLDSVDNQILKHLPKELASDDWQVLVAHFLGVDHCGHKHGPMHEEMARKLGEMNEVIRDVVAAMDNDTTLLVMGDHGMTASGDHGGDTDDETNALLFAYSKQHRFYGNDSGSDSEMLQQIDLVPTLATILGVPIPYSNLGLVNFNIVPDLQVPHLNKFQTLLLHSWQNAQQIYRYFFQYALENKRTFNVEQMDRLETEFILLTHRVQTVYNEVAYKSFVRDLNTNLRDILGTCREIWVRFDPTQMSQGLLFSFLPLFFIFLLVNNSRPADYAHIFKAKEVFYTYLINLAAGVFGYRYYKTFSFKTEEHGVIFFTALSSAVILAFHTLRHWTNIATNWSAVRRFGHMPTRLLLFASMAVFFSNSFVIQEAKILSYLLAASILLLSHELLRLSARLDFRTKFKASQFLRSTALRLILASILAICLIRFAYTLFRCREEQGNCSDFANSGGAGFSIKKPGTGKTYILAVVVLVVYTTLTRLYLRSCGNLTGNSPNVLLARYGPTVASICAGGHVLLANSAIKNIQRTHIDAMALVIYALLLVQIIVVSWAPLMTFVLPPRSAHTVTINGSESIVPEIFRKMKRMYEGDDDERRNQIPVVYGLATVYSSIVIAFGVFLALVMIVLLEPRASIGLIVCVAVGAILLSVHGILRYRTASSFESCVQPTFTALVGWFLLAHFCFFATSHQTTLSQIEWRAAFVGRTTGIGQSNLISGSLVILNTFCGPIFFFCMYSLLSTETFSLFALFPNLIRSCRSGGKADASTSMSDLANEAVGFDMTRGELTLYEYEDVFLGAGFKLATQFFMLQGLKIFCAMMACTIHCRHLMVWKIFAPRFIYEALATFVSLPALIVGYLLVLRIHRAVDTLIKRINKTKVH, encoded by the exons atgAACTTGACGTACTTGTTCGTGCTCATTTGGCTGGCCTTCCTCATTAGCAGCGGTGTGCTGCTTTTCTCGCGCGGATTCCTGCTGGCCCGTGTCTCAAAAACTGAGACGAGCACCTGCCGCCGATTGTCCACTAATCCCAATGCT GAGTACGTCCTCACCGATGAGGTTGTGAACGAGATTTTCAAGGATGTCAACGCCTCCTCCAATCTGTGTCTTCCGCAAAAATCGAAGGTCATTGTCCTGGTTGTGGATGCCCTGAAATACGAATTTGGCCTATACAAAGAGAACGTCAACGATCCTCTGCCCTATGAAAACAAATTGGTTGTGCTGCAGGAGCTGCTGAGGGAGAGCCCCGATCACGCTCGGTTGATGAGATTTAGGGCGGATCCGCCCACCACCACGTTGCAGCGTCTGAAGGGACTCACCACCGGCAGCCTGCCCACTTTTATAGACATCGGCTCCAACTTTGCCTCGCCGGAGATCAACGAGGACAATGTCATCGACCAAATTGTCAAGAGCGACCTGCCGCTGGTCTTCCTGGGCGATAGCACCTGGACGGATCTGTATCCGCGCCGCTTCAAGCGCTCCTACTCCTATCCCAGCTTCGATATATTCGATCTGGACAGCGTGGACAATCAGATACTGAAGCACCTGCCCAAGGAGCTGGCCAGCGATGACTGGCAGGTGCTGGTGGCCCACTTCCTGGGCGTGGATCACTGTGGACACAAGCACGGACCCATGCACGAGGAAATGGCGCGCAAACTGGGCGAGATGAACGAGGTGATAAG AGACGTGGTGGCGGCCATGGACAATGACACCACGCTGTTGGTAATGGGCGACCATGGCATGACGGCTTCCGGAGATCATGGCGGCGACACCGATGACGAAACCAATGCTCTGCTGTTTGCCTACTCCAAGCAGCACAGATTCTATGGCAATGATTCGGGCTCAGATAGCGAAATGCTGCAGCAG aTTGATCTGGTGCCCACACTGGCGACCATACTCGGCGTACCGATACCCTACTCGAATCTGGGCCTGGTCAATTTCAACATTGTGCCCGATTTGCAAGTGCCGCACTTGAACAAGTTCCAGACCCTGCTGCTGCACTCCTGGCAGAATGCCCAGCAAATCTATCGCTACTTCTTCCAATATGCTTTGGAGAACAAGCGCACGTTTAATGTGGAGCAAATGGACCGACTGGAGACGGAGTTCATACTGCTCACCCACCGAGTACAGACCGTTTACAACGAGGTGGCCTACAAGTCCTTTGTAAGGGATCTGAATACAAATCTGCGCGACATTCTTGGCACCTGCCGAGAGATCTGGGTGAGGTTCGATCCCACGCAGATGTCGCAGGGCCTCCTCTTTAGCTTCCTGCCCTTGTTCTTCATCTTCCTGCTGGTGAACAACTCGCGACCGGCGGACTATGCGCACATCTTCAAGGCCAAGGAGGTCTTCTACACGTACCTCATTAACTTGGCCGCTGGTGTCTTTGGCTACCGCTACTACAAGACTTTCTCCTTCAAGACCGAGGAACATGGAGTGATCTTCTTTACGGCCCTGTCAAGTGCCGTCATCCTGGCATTCCACACGCTGCGCCACTGGACCAACATTGCCACCAACTGGTCGGCCGTTAGGCGCTTTGGGCACATGCCCACGCGTCTGCTGCTTTTTGCCTCCATGGCTGTGTTCTTCTCGAACAGCTTCGTCATCCAGGAGGCCAAGATCTTGTCGTACCTCTTGGCGGCATCCATTCTCCTGCTATCGCACGAACTGCTGCGTCTGAGTGCCCGCTTGGATTTCAGGACCAAATTCAAGGCCTCCCAGTTCCTGCGCTCCACCGCTTTAAGATTGATCCTGGCCAGCATTTTGGCGATATGCCTGATACGCTTTGCCTACACGCTGTTCCGTTGCCGCGAGGAGCAGGGCAATTGCTCGGACTTCGCCAACAGCGGTGGTGCAGGATTCTCGATCAAGAAACCGGGCACCGGCAAGACCTACATCCTGGCCGTGGTTGTTCTCGTGGTGTACACCACACTGACTCGCTTGTATCTCCGTTCCTGCGGCAACCTGACTGGCAACTCGCCAAACGTATTGCTGGCTCGTTATGGACCCACGGTGGCCTCCATTTGCGCCGGCGGCCATGTGCTGCTCGCCAACAGCGCCATCAAGAACATACAACGCACCCACATCGATGCCATGGCTCTGGTCATCTACGCCCTACTACTGGTGCAGATCATAGTGGTTTCTTGGGCTCCGCTGATGACCTTCGTGCTGCCCCCCAGAAGTGCTCACACTGTGACCATCAACGGCAGCGAGAGCATTGTGCCGGAAATCTTCCGGAAGATGAAGCGAATGTACGAGGGCGATGACGATGAGCGGCGCAATCAGATCCCGGTGGTATACGGCTTGGCCACTGTCTACTCCTCCATTGTCATTGCCTTTGGCGTCTTCCTGGCCTTGGTGATGATCGTCCTCCTGGAACCGCGTGCTTCAATTGGTTTGATTGTTTGCGTGGCCGTGGGAGCCATTCTGCTGAGTGTGCATGGCATACTACGTTACCGCACTGCCAGTAGTTTTG AGAGCTGCGTGCAGCCCACTTTTACGGCCCTGGTTGGCTGGTTCCTGTTGGCCCATTTCTGCTTTTTTGCCACCTCGCATCAGACGACGCTGTCGCAGATTGAGTGGCGAGCCGCCTTTGTGGGTCGCACCACTGGCATCGGGCAGTCGAATCTTATATCCGGCTCTCTGGTGATCCTAAACACCTTTTGCGGACCCATTTTCTTCTTCTGCATGTACTCCCTGCTTAGTACGGAGACTTTCTCGCTGTTTGCCCTGTTTCCCAACCTCATCCGGAGCTGCAGAAGTGGCGGGAAAGCGGATGCGAGCACCTCCATGTCGGATTTGGCCAACGAGGCGGTTGGCTTTGATATGACAAGGGGTGAGCTGACTTTGTACGAGTACGAGGATGTATTCCTGGGAGCTGGATTCAAGCTGGCCACACAGTTCTTTATGCTGCAGGGACTCAAG ATATTCTGTGCCATGATGGCCTGCACCATTCACTGTCGCCATTTAATGGTTTGGAAGATCTTTGCGCCGCGTTTCATCTACGAGGCCCTCGCCACGTTCGTCAGCCTGCCCGCCTTGATTGTGGGCTATCTGCTGGTGCTCCGCATCCATCGCGCTGTGGACACCCTCATCAAGCGCATCAACAAGACCAAGGTCCACTAG